CCAGCCTGCTGGGCGCCATCAAGATCGCTACCCAGGGCGCGCAAAACCATGTGTTTACGCCGGAGAGCATCGCCGAGCAGTTCGAAGCGGCGTTTGGTTACCGCTATTAATATGTAGGTCGGGTTCGTGGGGGATGTCGGGTTACGCTACGCTAACCCGACCTACGCCCTCACATCACCATCATCGCAGCACAATAATCATCCCCACCAGCACTTGCGCAATCTGCAGCAGGATCAGCGCCACCAGCAGCGACAAATCCAGACTGCCTACCAGCGGCACCACCTTGCGGATCGGACGCAGCAGCGGCTCGTTCAGGGCCCGTACGAACGGCGCCAGCGGCGCATGCGGGTTGACCCAGCTGAAGATGGCTTCGATGATCAGCAAGGCCATGAAACCGTAGAGTATCCATTGCAGGAAGCGTTGCAGCGACTTGAGCAGCACAACTTCGACGGGAGCGCCGGAAATAAACAGCACCGAGCTGGCCAGCAGCACGATCAGGAAGGCGCCGATCAGGCTGGCCCAGTCATACCCGCCCACGCCCGGTACCACGCGGCGCAGGGGGCGCACCAGCCAGTCGGACAATTGAAACGTGAATTGCGCCACCGACGAGGGCGGCCGCACGCGCACCGCCTGCATCCAGAAGCGCAGCAGTAACACGCCGCCCAGCAAGGTGGCGATGGTATCAACGATCAATGTAAGGATAACGATCAGCACGACTAATTCTCCAAAAAAAAACCGCTGTGTGATTGAGTCACACAGCGGCGTGTTGCCTCATCCAGGCACCCGTATCGTTGGAATTACGATGGGCGGGTGCTGGTTGGGAATGGCCAGGCTGCAGCCGGTGCCAACACGGTTTTTGCTACAGGTGCGATAGGTGCCGATGGCTTGGCGACAGGAGCTGCCTTCTTCGGTGCGGCCTTTTTAGGCGCGGCCTTCTTGGCGGCTGGCTTGGCGGCCACGGCGGCTGGTGCCGCTGGAGCTGCTGCCGGCGCTGCTGCTGGTGCGGCTGCCACGA
This window of the Janthinobacterium agaricidamnosum genome carries:
- a CDS encoding YggT family protein; its protein translation is MLIVILTLIVDTIATLLGGVLLLRFWMQAVRVRPPSSVAQFTFQLSDWLVRPLRRVVPGVGGYDWASLIGAFLIVLLASSVLFISGAPVEVVLLKSLQRFLQWILYGFMALLIIEAIFSWVNPHAPLAPFVRALNEPLLRPIRKVVPLVGSLDLSLLVALILLQIAQVLVGMIIVLR